Part of the Brassica oleracea var. oleracea cultivar TO1000 chromosome C8, BOL, whole genome shotgun sequence genome is shown below.
AAGGCCCAGTACCCGCTTCGTGACATGGATGAACAGTTCGCCTCCGGCTGGCATCGAACCCGGAAGCATGACAGTTCGCCTCCGGCTGTCCTCTTTATAGTTCTTCAGAGATTGTTACTAATTATAATTTTATTTTCTTTCTTGGAGTTAAGAGCTTCTTGCTCCATAAACAGTAGAGAGAGAAAGATTGCATTTGAGAAAATATCAGGTAGAACCTTGCTAATCAGTGAAGTTGGGTGCAAAAAAACCCACTTTCTACTTTTGTATAATTAGGTCAATCTCATCGACCACCATACTCTTCTCTCCACCAATTCTCCTCCCTTTTCTCAATTCCAAACTAGGGTTTCATCTCTCTCTTTCCCAAACAAGAAGATGAATCAAGAAATTCTTTAGAGATCTGGAGTTTGGTTCCCCCAAAACAAGAAGATGAATCAAGAAAACAAGAAGCCTTTGGAAGAAGCTTCGACTTCAATGGAGCGAGAGAACATGTTCGACAAAGTAGTAACACCAAGCGACGTAGGGAAACTAAACCGACTCGTGATCCCAAAGCAACACGCAGAGAGATACTTCCCTTTAGACAACTCGTCAACAAACAACAAAGGGTTGCTTCTAGACTTCGAAGACCGTACAGGAAGCTCATGGAGATTCCGTTACTCTTACTGGAACAGTAGCCAAAGTTATGTCATGACAAAAGGTTGGAGCCGTTTTGTCAAAGACAAGAAGCTTGATGCTGGTGACATCGTGTCTTTTCAAAGAGATCCCTGTAATAAGGACAAGCTTTACATAGATTGGAGGAGACGACCAAAGATTCCAGATCATCATCAGTTCGCCGGAGCTATGTTCCCCTGGTTTTACTCTTTCCCTCACCCTCAGATGCCGACAAGTTTTGAAAGTAGTCACAACCTTTATCATCATCGGTTTCAACGAGATCTTGGAATTGGGTATTATCCAACGGCTGTG
Proteins encoded:
- the LOC106308181 gene encoding B3 domain-containing transcription factor NGA2, giving the protein MNQENKKPLEEASTSMERENMFDKVVTPSDVGKLNRLVIPKQHAERYFPLDNSSTNNKGLLLDFEDRTGSSWRFRYSYWNSSQSYVMTKGWSRFVKDKKLDAGDIVSFQRDPCNKDKLYIDWRRRPKIPDHHQFAGAMFPWFYSFPHPQMPTSFESSHNLYHHRFQRDLGIGYYPTAVIESVPVIMQRREAQVANMVSSRGEKRLRLFGVDMECGGGGGGSVNSTEEESSSSGGSMSRGGVSMAGIGSLLQLRLVSSDDESLVAMEGANVDEDHHLFTTKKGKSSLSFDLDI